The Streptomyces sp. HUAS MG91 sequence CGGTGCCGGTGACGACGCTGGCGATCGGCGAGGGCGGCTCCGGCGGGGCGCTCGCGCTCGCGGCGCCCGGGAACACGTGGGTCGCGCCGGACGCGTACTTCTCCGTCATCGCGCCGGAACAGGCGGCGGCGATCCTCAAACGGCCGCCCGACCAGGCGGAACACACCGCGGACCAACTTCGGCTCCGGCCGCAGGACTTGGTGGAGCTCGGCGTGGTGCGCGGCATCACGCAGCCGGGACCGTAAACGAACAAGGGCGCAGTTGTTCCCTCGAACAGGTGGTCGTCGCTCCAGAGTTTGCATAGGGCACGCAGCACCAACGATGCTTACAGGGCGCAAGCAACGGGCTGCAGACCGTAGCGAACGCATCGCGATGCAGTGCACGTCCCACACACATGCAACACGCAATACCGAGGAGAACGCACCACCATGAACCTGCTCACCGACATCCTCGCCGGCATCGTCCACTTCGTCGGCTGGCTCGTGTAACACCCGGCGCGACGCCACGGTGTGACACACCGTCGGATGCACGCACACGGCGCCGTCTCCCCCGGTCCCACGGGGAGGCGGCGCCGTCGCGTTTGCCCGAACCGGCAGCTGTGCCCGGCTACTTCACCGCGACCGCCCGGACGATCTCCTGACGGACGGTGCCGCCCTTGTCGTCATGGGCCGACGCCCGCAGGGAGACGGACTTCGCACCGCGCGGCACGCTCAACTCACCGCTCCAGGAAGCCTTCTTGCCCTTCAGGGCCACGCTCTTCCAGGTGGTGCCCTCGTCGTAGGACACCTCCAGGGTGCCGCCGCCGATGGTGCCGGTGTCCGCGGCCCCGGCCACGTACTCGGCGAACAGCCCGACGGGGATCCGCTTGCCGCCCGCGACCGTGCCCTTGAGGTCGGTGTCCAGGTCGAAGCCGAGGTTGATCATCGCCAGCCGCGTGGAGGTGTTCGCCGGCGTCTCGGCCGACTTCACGGTCCACGAGGAGTGCCCCTCGGTGGCCACGCCCCACTGCGCCGCGTCCAGCGCGGTGTCCGTCGTGACCTTGTACGTGTGCAGGGCCGGATCGGCGTCCCAGACGTACGCCCCGGAGCCCACCTTGCGGGTCACCTCCTTGCCGTCGACGTACACGGCCGTCTCCTGGGTCATCCCCGATTCGCTGCTGTACGCGTCGCCGAACCCGGTGTGGTCCGGTCCCGAGTCGCCCCAGCCCGGGGTGTTGAACTCGAGGCTGTCGCCGGAGCGTTCCTGGCCCCAGCCGAGGCCGGTGCCCAGCCACGGGTGCCAGACCGGCTTGAACCAGTCGAGCTTGCCCTTCGAGCCGCCCTTGTACGTGATCACGCCGCTGCGCTCCTCCCAGGAGAGCGCGGGACCCGCCTGCACGGACTCGTGCCAGGTCTGGTGCGCACCCGTGGAGACGTAGTCGGTGCGCTCGGCCGGGTAGGCGATCTTCTCCAGGAAGCCGAGGCCGACCGGGAAGGAGTCACTGAGGGCGTACCGGAACTCGCCGCCGTCCTGCGGCTTCGGCGCGTGGAACCGCACGTCGCGCACGGCGAGTTCGCGGCTGCCGGGACGGTACGTGAGCGAGCCGCCGGGGATCGCCCCGGTGTGCTCGTCGGTGAGGTCGTAGACCCACGGCGTGTACCGGGTGCCGGTCGTCTCCAGCTTGTGGCCCTTCTTCGCGGCCGCGGCGAGGACGGCGGCGTCGCGCGCGTCGACGGTCGCGATCGTCAGCGGCCGGTCCGTGTAGTCCTCGGTGCCGAACCAGGTGTTCAGCCGGCCCGCGGTACCGTCGGTCACGAACAGCGCCTTGGCGCCCGCGTCCTGGGCGGCCTGGGCGAGCGCGCCCGGTGCCGTCGCGCCGTCGGCGCGGACCAGGACGGCCTTGCCGCGCGCGTTCCGGCCCGCGTACTCGGCCGGGGTGCCCGTGCCCGCGTCGACGACGGCGAGCTTGGCCCGGCCCTCCGCGAGCGTGCCACCGGCCTGCACGAGCGCGTTGCGCACGCCGTCGACCTGGAGCATCGGCTTGCCGAGCCGCCAGACGGTGCGGTACGCGTAGCTGCCCTGCGTGACCTTGCGGGTGGGGGCGGCGAAGACGCTGTCGTAGGCGACGGGGACCTGGACGGCGTTGGTGATCTGCGCGCCGCCGGCCTTCCGGTCGGCCTCCAGGATCAGCTGCCGGGTCTCGGTGGTGCGCCCGACGTCGGCGGCGACCTCCTTCAGCTTCCGCCCGTCGAGGGTGATCTCGCGGTCCCGGTCGAGGGTGACCTCGGGGTCGGCGAGATAGCCGAGGCCGAGGGAGTCCTTCCCGTGGCTGCCGCGCACGTCGAGGAAGGAGTCGACGTAGTACGTGCCCGGCTTCAGCCGCAGTTCCACGGTGCCGTCGTCGCCGGTGGAGTAGCCGACCGGGTCGGTCTTCGCGACGAGCTGCTGCACGGCGAGGTAGGCGTCGGTGGGAGCGCCG is a genomic window containing:
- a CDS encoding S8 family serine peptidase — protein: MSRGPAARRGAALLSAGLAFALLPAGGAHAGPATTPTKVASAAHTVTLVTGDKVTVTELGGGKRTVTVDRAKGATGAVRTQVANGDVTVVPDEARRYLADGSLDARLFDVSELIRQGLADGKADATPLIVTYAGKRARAAAAVPKGAERTRSLPSVGGAAVAADKGRTFWNGLTTKNGFGDGLGKVWLDARVTADMAESNAQIGTSKAWEAGLTGKGVKVAVLDTGYDASHPDLASRVTESKSFIEGEEVADRQGHGTHVTSTVGGSGAASDGREKGVAPDATLAVGKVLSNEGSGSESQIIAGMEWAAKDVKARVVSMSLGSDVGSDGTDPMSQAVNSLSAQTGALFVIAAGNYSAPGTIGSPGAADAALTVGAVDSADRAAYFSSQGPRLGDNALKPDVSAPGVDILAARSSLVAGSGSYTTMSGTSMATPHVAGVAALLAQKHPDWTGAQLKDALMSSSKRLDASAYALGSGRVSVPDAIGADITATGSADLGYYKWPYDSNAPVEKTVTYSNASDKAVELSLAVQGAADGVATLADSTLTVPAHGTAATTVTADGAKAAIGTNSGQIVASSGGKAVAHTAFGLVKEEERYTLTVHVKDRDGAPTDAYLAVQQLVAKTDPVGYSTGDDGTVELRLKPGTYYVDSFLDVRGSHGKDSLGLGYLADPEVTLDRDREITLDGRKLKEVAADVGRTTETRQLILEADRKAGGAQITNAVQVPVAYDSVFAAPTRKVTQGSYAYRTVWRLGKPMLQVDGVRNALVQAGGTLAEGRAKLAVVDAGTGTPAEYAGRNARGKAVLVRADGATAPGALAQAAQDAGAKALFVTDGTAGRLNTWFGTEDYTDRPLTIATVDARDAAVLAAAAKKGHKLETTGTRYTPWVYDLTDEHTGAIPGGSLTYRPGSRELAVRDVRFHAPKPQDGGEFRYALSDSFPVGLGFLEKIAYPAERTDYVSTGAHQTWHESVQAGPALSWEERSGVITYKGGSKGKLDWFKPVWHPWLGTGLGWGQERSGDSLEFNTPGWGDSGPDHTGFGDAYSSESGMTQETAVYVDGKEVTRKVGSGAYVWDADPALHTYKVTTDTALDAAQWGVATEGHSSWTVKSAETPANTSTRLAMINLGFDLDTDLKGTVAGGKRIPVGLFAEYVAGAADTGTIGGGTLEVSYDEGTTWKSVALKGKKASWSGELSVPRGAKSVSLRASAHDDKGGTVRQEIVRAVAVK